From the Tetrapisispora phaffii CBS 4417 chromosome 10, complete genome genome, one window contains:
- the TPHA0J02050 gene encoding glutathione peroxidase (similar to Saccharomyces cerevisiae GPX2 (YBR244W); ancestral locus Anc_6.160), translating to MSFYELTPKDKANQDYPFQQLEGKVVLIVNVASKCGFTPQYKGLEEIYQKYKDQGLVILGFPCNQFGHQEPGNDEEISSFCSLNYGVTFPVLKKIDVNGANTDPVYDYLKNSKSGLLGFKGIKWNFEKFLVDKKGNVYQRYSSLTKPTSIEEDIQKLLK from the coding sequence ATGTCATTCTATGAACTAACTCCAAAAGACAAAGCTAACCAAGATTATCCTTTCCAACAACTTGAAGGTAAAGTTGTCTTAATTGTAAATGTCGCTTCCAAGTGTGGTTTCACTCCTCAATACAAGGGTTTAGaagaaatatatcaaaaatacaAGGACCAAGGTTTAGTCATCTTGGGCTTCCCTTGTAACCAGTTCGGTCATCAGGAACCAGGTAACgatgaagaaattagtTCCTTCTGTTCATTGAACTACGGTGTAACTTTCCCTGTCTTGAAGAAAATCGATGTTAATGGAGCAAACACAGACCCAGTTTATGActatttgaagaattccAAGTCTGGGCTATTAGGTTTCAAAGGTATTAAGTGGAATTTCGAAAAATTCTTAGTTGACAAGAAAGGTAACGTTTACCAAAGATACTCTTCTTTGACCAAGCCAACTTCCATCGAAGAAGACatccaaaaattattaaaataa
- the ISW1 gene encoding chromatin-remodeling ATPase ISW1 (similar to Saccharomyces cerevisiae ISW1 (YBR245C); ancestral locus Anc_6.161): MPSRDPEENKKRYLLSNDKHNHFDTEATAKRFEHLLSLSGLFRHFIETRAQTDEKFKKVLDIVDIEIAKKAAKSVHQDKRRRKTEKEEDAELLKGGDIDEEDNEALDDVEFQFRESPSYVDGTLRPYQIQGINWLISLYKSGLSGILADEMGLGKTLQTIAFLGYLRYIEKKPGPYLVIAPKSTLNNWLREINKWTPEVNAFILQGDKEERAGLIQKKLVGCDFDIVVSSYEIIIREKSAFRKIDWEYIVIDEAHRIKNEESMLSQVLREFKSRNRMLITGTPLQNNLHELWALLNFLLPDIFSNAQDFDDWFSNEGSEDDQDKVVKQLHTVLQPFLLRRIKSEVETSLLPKKELNVYVGMSTMQKKWYKQILEKDIDAVNASSGNKESKTRLLNIVMQLRKCCNHPYLFDGAEPGPPYTTDEHLVYNSAKLKVLDKLLKKFKEEGSRVLIFSQMSRLLDIMEDYCYFRNYNYCRIDGSTAHEDRIQAIDDYNAPDSDKFLFLLTTRAGGLGINLTSADVVILFDSDWNPQADLQAMDRAHRIGQKKQVKVFRLVTDNSVEEKIIERATQKLRLDKLVIQQNRSGAKKKESQGDQKDALLSMIQHGAADVFKQTSSGNVSGTSSDRNTPNPEGNGEDKDSEFDLDALIASSEDKTKMLNKKYDKLGLDDLQRFNQDSAYEWNGTDFKKKVVQKDIISPTWFNPTKRERKENYNIDGYYKDVLQTGRSSTPAQPRMPRPHAFHSHQLLSPKLKVLYEKERMWTAKKTAYTPNMDDVKSTYGDIEDESERKQKLALLKLSVQNAQPLTEEEEAEKIELEKEGFSNWGKLEFRKFISLSGKYGRNSIQAIAMELAPGKSVEEVREYAKAFWANIERVDDYEKILKTIEMEEDKIKRIKFQQEALRRKISQYTNPLFDLVLKHPPSSSNKRTYSEEEDRFIMLMLFKYGLDRDDLYERVRDEIRDCPLFELNFYFQSRTPIELTRRGNTLLQCLEKEFNDGIILTDENKKRIADEDIEGEKVKEEIKKEEAGAAKAQSEVKAEAGTEIETAELKKRPLEEPLLQNGGEKEEEVNKKAKV; this comes from the coding sequence ATGCCTTCCAGGGATCCTGAGGAGAATAAGAAGCGTTATCTTTTATCAAACGACAAGCATAACCATTTTGACACGGAAGCCACTGCAAAAAGATTTGAAcatttattatcattaagTGGTTTGTTTAGACATTTTATTGAGACTAGAGCACAGACTGATGAAAAGTTTAAGAAAGTCTTGGATATTGTTGATATTGAGATTGCTAAAAAAGCTGCAAAATCAGTTCATCAAGAtaagagaagaagaaaaactgagaaagaagaagatgcaGAATTGTTAAAAGGTGgtgatattgatgaagaagacaATGAGGCTCTGGATGATGTTGAGTTTCAATTCAGAGAATCACCAAGTTATGTTGACGGTACTTTAAGACCATATCAAATCCAAGGTATTAATTGGTTAATCTCGTTGTACAAGAGTGGTTTATCTGGTATTTTGGCAGATGAAATGGGTTTAGGTAAGACGCTACAAACAATTGCCTTCCTGGGTTATCTAAGAtacattgaaaaaaaacCAGGACCATATTTAGTTATTGCACCAAAATCTACTTTAAACAATTGGTTAAgagaaattaataaatggACACCTGAAGTCAATGCTTTTATATTACAAGgtgataaagaagaaagagCTGGTTtgatacaaaaaaaattagtaGGTTGTGATTTCGATATTGTTGTCTCTTCTTATGAAATTATCATTAGGGAAAAGTCAGCTTTCAGAAAAATTGATTGGGAGTATATTGTTATAGATGAAGCTCATAGAATCAAAAATGAGGAATCCATGTTATCTCAAGTTTTGAGAGAATTTAAGTCACGTAACAGAATGTTGATTACCGGTACTccattacaaaataatttacatGAACTGTGGGctttattgaatttcttaCTTCCagatatattttctaacGCACAAGATTTTGATGACTGGTTTTCGAATGAAGGTTCGGAAGATGATCAGGATAAAGTTGTCAAACAATTACACACGGTTCTTCAACCATTTTTACTTCGTCGTATTAAGAGTGAAGTCGAAACATCTTTGTTACCTAAAAAGGAGCTAAACGTGTATGTTGGTATGTCAACTatgcaaaaaaaatggtACAAACAAATCTTAGAAAAAGATATAGATGCTGTTAATGCTTCCAGTGGTAATAAAGAGTCCAAAACCAGATTATTGAACATCGTCATGCAGTTAAGAAAATGTTGTAACCATccttatttatttgatggTGCCGAACCAGGTCCACCATATACTACAGATGAGCATTTAGTCTATAATTCTGCCAAGTTAAAGGTTTTGGATaaactattgaaaaaatttaaagaagaaggtTCTCGTGTATTGATCTTTAGTCAAATGTCTAgattattagatattatGGAGgattattgttattttagAAACTACAATTATTGTAGAATAGATGGTTCAACAGCTCATGAAGATAGAATCCAAGCTATTGATGACTATAACGCACCAGATTCAGataaatttcttttcttgttAACGACTCGTGCAGGTGGTTTGGGTATTAATTTAACTTCTGCTGACGTTGTTATTCTATTTGATTCTGATTGGAATCCGCAAGCTGATTTGCAAGCCATGGATAGAGCTCATAGAATTGGTCAAAAAAAGCAAGTTAAGGTATTTAGATTGGTTACAGATAATTCTGTAGAAGAGAAAATTATCGAAAGAGCTACACAAAAATTGAGATTAGATAAATTAGTTATTCAACAAAATAGAAGTGGTGCAAAGAAGAAGGAAAGTCAAGGTGACCAAAAAGATGCTTTGTTATCAATGATTCAACATGGTGCTGCCGATGTGTTCAAGCAAACCTCTAGTGGTAACGTCAGTGGAACTTCATCTGATAGAAACACACCAAATCCAGAAGGAAATGGTGAAGACAAAGACAGTGAATTCGACCTTGATGCTTTGATTGCATCATCTGAAGACAAGACTAAAATgctaaataaaaaatacgATAAATTAGGTTTGGATGACTTACAAAGATTCAATCAAGACTCTGCTTATGAATGGAATGGTACTGATTTTAAGAAGAAGGTAGTTCAAAAAGATATAATCAGTCCAACTTGGTTTAATCCAACTAAGCGTGAACGTAAAGAAAACTATAATATCGATGGTTATTACAAGGATGTCTTGCAAACCGGTAGATCATCTACCCCAGCTCAACCAAGAATGCCAAGACCTCACGCTTTCCACTCGCATCAATTATTATCTCCAAAGTTAAAGGTACTTTATGAGAAAGAGCGTATGTGGACTGCTAAAAAAACGGCTTACACACCAAATATGGATGATGTAAAATCCACTTACGGTGATATAGAAGATGAATCTGAAAGAAAGCAAAAATTAgcattattgaaattaagtGTCCAAAATGCCCAACCATTAActgaggaagaagaagccGAAAAGATAGAACTAGAAAAAGAAGGTTTTTCCAATTGGGGTAAACTGGAATtcagaaaatttatttctttgtCAGGTAAGTATGGTAGAAATTCTATCCAGGCTATTGCCATGGAATTAGCACCTGGTAAGAGTGTTGAAGAAGTCCGTGAATATGCTAAAGCATTCTGGGCTAACATAGAAAGAGTTGATGATTAtgagaaaatattaaagacTATTGAGATGGAAGAAGATAAGATCAAGAGAATCAAGTTCCAACAAGAAGCTTTACGTCGTAAGATTTCTCAATACACCAATCCATTATTTGATTTGGTTTTAAAGCATCCACCATCGtcatctaataaaagaacttattctgaagaagaagacaGATTTATAATGCTGATGTTATTCAAATACGGTCTTGACAGAGATGATTTATATGAAAGAGTCAGAGATGAAATCAGAGATTGTCCACTATTCGAACTAAACTTTTACTTCCAAAGTAGAACCCCAATCGAATTGACTAGAAGAGGTAATACTTTACTACAGTGCCTAGAGAAAGAATTCAATGATGGGATAATACTTACTGACGAAAACAAGAAACGAATCGCCGATGAGGATATAGAAGGTGAGAAAGTGAAGGAAGAGATTAAGAAGGAAGAAGCTGGGGCTGCTAAAGCCCAATCTGAAGTTAAAGCTGAGGCTGGAACTGAAATTGAAACTGCagaattaaagaaaaggCCATTAGAAGAACCATTGTTGCAAAACGGTGGAGAAAAAGAGGAAGAAGTGAATAAAAAGGCTAAAGTATGA
- the RRT2 gene encoding diphthamide synthase (similar to Saccharomyces cerevisiae YBR246W; ancestral locus Anc_6.162), translating into MEESKTVAATLTKFPPCCLRIFRDKYILVGTYELDKPTGNRTGTVDVYDDELVLVNSYPCYGAVLDLKLSPFDATLVISAHSTGNVMLWKVECESRLELKLIKNIQVFEIETLITSLHFSPLKASTVLLTATSGEAVTINIETGDVTFSSNAVEAYYSKVETKALNVQGISESIVEQDSEPFSTKHSLECWTGEFGALQPLADTVFTGGDDATIMGHDLRSHDVIWTNNRIHEAGVVGIKCSTQTFRTSKPTSIVTGSYDDQIRSFDFRMLGADSIYPGQNIPVLNSQQLNLGGGVWRFSEAPINLQYEKDTLLVCCMYNGTKIVTINDLETSNADEQFQEIHYLKNGHDSMCYGGDWSSRFIATCSFYDKSLQKWNP; encoded by the coding sequence ATGGAAGAATCTAAAACTGTAGCTGCCACATTAACAAAGTTTCCACCATGTTGTTTGAGGATATTTAGGGATAAATACATACTAGTGGGGACGTATGAATTAGATAAACCTACTGGTAATAGAACTGGCACAGTGGATGTGTACGACGACGAGTTGGTATTAGTCAATTCTTATCCATGCTATGGTGCTGTACTGGATCTGAAATTATCACCATTTGATGCGACTTTGGTAATCTCGGCCCATTCTACTGGTAATGTCATGTTGTGGAAGGTAGAGTGTGAATCTCGActtgaattgaaattgataaagaaCATCCAAGTCTTTGAGATAGAGACATTGATCACTTCGTTGCATTTTTCACCCTTGAAAGCCAGCACTGTCTTATTAACTGCAACTTCAGGGGAAGCAGTGACAATTAATATCGAGACAGGAGATGTTACATTTTCGTCCAACGCTGTGGAAGCATATTACTCAAAAGTAGAAACTAAGGCACTGAACGTTCAAGGTATATCCGAATCCATTGTCGAGCAAGATTCTGAACCATTCTCTACTAAACATTCATTAGAGTGTTGGACAGGCGAGTTTGGTGCATTACAACCTTTGGCAGACACCGTATTCACTGGAGGTGACGATGCCACAATAATGGGTCATGATTTAAGAAGTCACGATGTCATTTGGACAAATAATAGAATACACGAAGCTGGTGTAGTTGGAATTAAATGCAGCACCCAAACGTTCCGGACCTCGAAACCAACTTCGATCGTTACGGGATCATACGATGACCAAATCAGATCATTTGATTTCAGAATGTTGGGAGCAGACTCAATATACCCCGGCCAAAACATCCCGGTACTCAACTCACAGCAGTTAAACTTAGGAGGCGGTGTGTGGAGATTCAGCGAAGCACCAATTAATTTACAATACGAGAAGGATACGCTATTAGTCTGTTGCATGTATAATGGAACCAAGATTGTCACTATAAATGACTTGGAGACCTCTAATGCAGATGAACAATTCCAAGAGatacattatttaaagaatggACACGATTCAATGTGTTACGGTGGTGACTGGTCTTCCCGTTTCATAGCCACATGTTCATTTTACGACAAGTCTTTACAGAAATGGAACCCTTGA
- the LSG1 gene encoding ribosome biogenesis GTPase LSG1 (similar to Saccharomyces cerevisiae LSG1 (YGL099W); ancestral locus Anc_6.163), translating to MPPKELQKKWKAPKGPKPVQRKNKNTIGLGRALRNARQQENAIEYLPDGEMRYTTEKHEADWVKLRSVTQESALDEFLSTAELADKDFAADRHANVKIIRLDAGVDSGSQPVTLTNAQRETLDAKQRAHAKELIVPRRPKWNENTSKYELDRLEKESFLEWRRKLATLQESNDDLLLTPFERNIEVWRQLWRVVERSDLVVQIVDARDPLLFRSVDLEHYVKETDDRKQNLLLVNKADLLTRKQRITWAKYFISKNISFTFYSALKANQLLDLENELGEEEFLKQYSANDFYNEIKEGEEDMDGEELDELLREKIKILTIDQLEDLFLANAPNEPLITPLPGKESIIQIGLVGYPNVGKSSTINSLVGAKKVSVSSTPGKTKHFQTIKLSDSVMLCDCPGLVFPNFAYNKGELVCNGVLPIDQLRDYMSPSTLVAERIPKYYLEAVYGIHIQTKSVEEGGTGSNHPTGQELLVAYARARGYMTQGFGSADQPRASRYILKDYINGKLLYVNPPPHIEDDTPFTQEECEEFNRELYTFEKLPETRRDQLREAALNKGIETLDLARDLGKLTFSAHTGATEGKEAKSVTHGGKQAALFNAASDLDREFFEMNNIKGNFVTPFHKASNTNSKKHDKKNKKAKKKAAMYSDF from the coding sequence ATGCCTCCAAAAGAACTACAAAAGAAGTGGAAAGCCCCAAAGGGTCCCAAACCTGTTCAACGTAAAAACAAGAATACTATTGGGTTAGGTAGAGCCCTTAGAAATGCTCGTCAACAAGAAAATGCCATTGAATATTTACCGGATGGTGAGATGAGATACACTACCGAGAAGCATGAAGCTGATTGGGTTAAGTTGAGATCCGTTACTCAAGAATCTGCTTTAGATGAGTTTTTAAGTACTGCAGAATTAGCTGATAAGGATTTTGCTGCGGATAGACATGCTAATGTCAAAATCATCCGTTTAGATGCTGGTGTCGATAGTGGTAGCCAACCTGTGACTTTGACTAACGCACAACGTGAAACTTTGGATGCTAAACAAAGAGCTCATGCTAAGGAACTAATTGTGCCAAGAAGACCTAAATGGAATGAAAATACTTCCAAATATGAATTAGATAGATTAGAGAAAGAATCTTTCTTAGAATGGAGAAGAAAATTAGCGACTTTACAAGAATCTAATGATGACTTATTGTTGACACCctttgaaagaaatattgaagTTTGGAGACAGTTGTGGAGGGTTGTAGAGAGATCTGATTTAGTTGTACAAATTGTTGATGCTAGAGATCCGTTGTTATTCAGATCTGTTGATTTAGAACATTATGTCAAAGAAACTGACGatagaaaacaaaatttgTTGTTAGTCAATAAAGCAGATTTATTAACTCGTAAACAGAGAATAACATGGGCAaagtattttatttcaaaaaacatTTCTTTCACATTTTACTCTGCATTGAAAGCTAACCAACTATTGGATTTGGAAAACGAATTAggtgaagaagaatttttgaaacaatatTCTGCTAATGatttttataatgaaatcaaAGAAGGAGAAGAAGATATGGATGGCGAAGAATTAGATGAACTGTTACgagaaaaaataaagatcCTAACAATCGATCAATTAGAAGATTTGTTTCTGGCCAATGCTCCAAACGAACCTTTGATCACTCCTTTACCAGGCAAAGAATCCATAATTCAAATTGGTTTAGTCGGTTATCCAAATGTTGGTAAATCTTCTACTATCAACTCTTTAGTTGGTGCAAAGAAAGTTTCTGTTTCTTCTACTCCAGGTAAGACCAAACATTTCCAAACAATCAAGCTATCTGATTCAGTTATGCTGTGTGATTGTCCTGGTTTAGTGTTCCCAAATTTTGCTTACAATAAAGGTGAATTAGTATGTAACGGTGTTCTACCAATCGATCAATTGCGTGATTACATGAGTCCAAGTACTTTAGTAGCTGAAAGAATTCCAAAGTACTATTTGGAGGCAGTGTATGGTATCCATATTCAAACTAAATCTGTGGAAGAGGGTGGTACAGGCAGCAACCACCCAACTGGCCAAGAACTGTTAGTAGCTTATGCAAGAGCCCGTGGTTATATGACCCAAGGTTTTGGTTCCGCCGATCAACCTCGTGCTTCACGTTATATCTTGAAGGATTACATCAACGGTAAGTTACTATACGTGAACCCACCTCCTCATATAGAAGACGATACACCATTCACACAAGAAGAATGTGAAGAGTTCAACAGAGAGTTATACACGTTCGAGAAATTACCAGAAACCAGGAGAGACCAATTACGTGAAGCAGCTTTAAATAAAGGTATTGAAACACTGGATCTTGCACGTGATTTAGGTAAGTTAACATTCTCAGCCCATACTGGTGCAACTGAAGGTAAAGAAGCTAAGTCAGTGACTCACGGTGGTAAGCAAGCTGCATTATTCAACGCTGCATCAGATCTAGACAGAGAGTTCTTCgaaatgaataatatcaaGGGTAACTTTGTAACACCATTCCATAAAGCTAGTAACACAAATAGTAAGAAGcatgataaaaaaaataagaaagcCAAAAAGAAAGCTGCCATGTACAGTGATTTTTAA
- the SRM1 gene encoding Ran guanyl-nucleotide exchange factor (similar to Saccharomyces cerevisiae SRM1 (YGL097W); ancestral locus Anc_6.166), with product MAKRVISTSEATEHVAKKATKPKSHILNTQDDYKSLFLSVQPLDIFCWGSGSMCELGLGKLAKNKEVKRPRLNPFLPRDEAKIISFTAGGMHTLALDSNNDIWSWGCNDVGALGRDTSDSKETLKDIDDVDSSDDDDGDLNEAESTPAKIPRESFPPLAEGHKIVQLAATDNLSAALFSNGEVYAWGTFRCNEGILGFYQEDIKIQRTPWKVPKFSKYKIVQLAPGKDHILFLDEEGIVFAWGNGQQNQLGRKVLERYRLKTLDPRPFGLRHIKFIASGENHSFAINKDGKLVSWGLNQFGQCGVSESIEDGGMVDKPKKVLIPDGLSIKTIAAGEHHSLVLTQDGDLYSFGRLDMMEVGIAKDKLPEYVYKDEHGKARSIPLPTKLESVPKFKNIAAGSHHSLAVAKNGIAYSWGFGETYAVGLGPAGEDVEVPTRIKNTATQEHNIVLVGCGGQFSISGGVKLSEEDSEKRADEMDD from the coding sequence ATGGCAAAAAGAGTTATTTCAACTAGCGAAGCTACTGAACATGTCGCTAAGAAGGCCACCAAACCAAAATcacatattttaaatacCCAAGATGATTATAAGTCATTATTTCTATCTGTGCAACCATTGGATATCTTCTGTTGGGGAAGTGGCTCCATGTGTGAATTAGGTTTAGGCAAATTGGccaaaaataaagaagttaAGAGACCAAGATTAAATCCTTTCTTACCTCGTGATGAAGCTAAAATTATCTCATTTACTGCGGGTGGTATGCACACATTGGCCCTTGATTCAAACAATGACATCTGGTCTTGGGGTTGCAATGATGTCGGTGCGTTAGGCAGAGATACTTCAGATTCTaaagaaactttaaaagatattgatgatGTTGATTCAAGTGATGATGACGATGGCGATTTGAACGAAGCAGAATCCACACCTGCTAAAATTCCAAGAGAATCTTTCCCACCGTTAGCTGAAGGTCATAAAATCGTCCAATTAGCTGCTACTGATAATTTAAGTGCTGCTCTATTTAGCAATGGTGAAGTTTACGCCTGGGGCACCTTCCGTTGTAATGAAGGTATCTTAGGTTTTTATCAAGAAGATATCAAGATTCAAAGAACGCCGTGGAAAGTTCCAAAGTTTTCAAAGTATAAAATTGTTCAACTAGCACCAGGTAAGGAccatattttattcttagATGAAGAAGGTATTGTTTTTGCTTGGGGTAATGGTCAACAAAACCAACTGGGTAGAAAGGTCCTAGAAAGATATCGTTTAAAGACCTTGGATCCAAGACCATTTGGTCTAAGACACATTAAATTCATTGCATCAGGTGAAAACCATTCTTTTGCTATCAATAAAGATGGAAAATTAGTTAGTTGGGGTTTAAACCAATTCGGTCAATGCGGTGTTTCTGAAAGCATCGAAGATGGTGGAATGGTTGACAAGCCAAAGAAAGTTTTGATTCCAGATGGATTGTCTATAAAGACTATTGCTGCAGGTGAACATCACTCCTTAGTTTTAACTCAGGACGGTGACTTGTATTCTTTCGGTAGACTAGATATGATGGAAGTTGGTATTGCCAAAGACAAACTACCAGAATATGTGTATAAGGACGAACATGGAAAGGCACGTTCAATTCCGCTTCCAACTAAGTTGGAATCTGTtccaaaatttaaaaatattgctGCTGGCTCTCACCATTCCCTTGCTGTTGCTAAGAATGGTATCGCATACTCATGGGGTTTTGGTGAAACATACGCTGTTGGTTTAGGTCCAGCCGGCGAGGATGTCGAAGTTCCAACAAGAATTAAGAACACAGCCACTCAAGAACATAACATCGTATTGGTCGGTTGTGGTGGCCAATTCTCTATTTCTGGTGGTGTCAAACTCTCTGAAGAAGATTCTGAAAAGAGAGCCGATGAAATGGATgattaa
- the HIS7 gene encoding imidazoleglycerol-phosphate synthase (similar to Saccharomyces cerevisiae HIS7 (YBR248C); ancestral locus Anc_6.167), protein MGAVVHVIDVKSGNLQSLTNAIEFLGYEVKLVSEATDPELLKAERLILPGVGNYGHFVDNLFSKGFKDPVNQYIKSGKPIMGICVGLQAFFSGSEESPESTGLGFIDLKLSKFNENDDNNKPVPEIGWNSIIPNDLDSPDLDLFYGLDSFKRYYFVHSYAMILNDTAEQKLRAGNWKVAKAKYGTEEFIAAISKDNIFATQFHPEKSSTAGLEIINNFLKQTHPSVNTYSVEEKTLLGNDYSNHGLTRRIIACLDVRTNDRGDLVVTKGDQYDVRESNGEKDVRNLGKPVQLAQKYYEQGADEVTFLNITSFRDCPLKDAPMLDVLKLAAKTCFVPLTVGGGIKDIVDTDGTVIQALEVAGLYFRSGADKVSIGTDAVYAAEKYYSAGCKGDGTSPIETISKAYGAQAVVISVDPKRVYVNDPSETKNKCIKSKFPNEKGQTWVWYQCTLKGGRESRDLGVWELVRACEALGAGEILLNCIDKDGSNSGYDLELVNLAKQAVNIPIIASSGAGNPKDFKDGFEIGHADACLGAGMFHREEYTVNDVKEYLIQQGLKVRMNKK, encoded by the coding sequence ATGGGTGCTGTTGTTCACGTTATTGACGTTAAAAGTGGTAATTTGCAATCATTAACCAAtgcaattgaatttttaggGTATGAGGTTAAATTGGTTAGTGAAGCTACAGATCCAGAGTTGTTGAAAGCAGAGAGACTTATCTTGCCAGGTGTTGGTAACTATGGTCATTTCGTAGataatttgttttcaaaaGGGTTCAAAGATCCTGttaatcaatatattaaatctGGTAAACCGATTATGGGTATATGTGTTGGTTTACAAGCTTTCTTTAGTGGTTCAGAAGAGTCACCAGAAAGTACAGGCTTGGGTTTcattgatttaaaattatcgaagttcaatgaaaatgatgataacaATAAGCCTGTTCCGGAGATCGGTTGGAATAGTATCATTCCTAATGATTTGGATTCGCCAGATTTGGACCTGTTCTACGGGTTAGATTCAttcaaaagatattattttgtcCATTCTTATGCAATGATACTAAATGATACGGCGGAACAGAAATTAAGAGCTGGAAATTGGAAAGTTGCAAAGGCAAAATATGGTACTGAAGAATTTATTGCTGCTATTTCAAAGGATAATATATTTGCCACACAATTCCATCCAGAAAAGTCTAGCACTGCAGGTTTGGAAATCATTAACAACTTCTTAAAACAAACACATCCATCTGTAAATACATACAGTGTAGAAGAAAAGACACTTTTAGGCAATGATTACTCTAATCATGGCTTGACAAGAAGAATAATAGCGTGTTTAGATGTTAGAACCAATGATAGAGGTGATCTTGTTGTCACTAAAGGAGATCAATATGATGTCAGAGAATCCAATGGTGAAAAAGATGTTAGAAATTTGGGTAAACCGGTACAATTGGctcaaaaatattatgaacAAGGTGCTGATGAAGTcacatttttaaatatcaCATCGTTTAGAGATTGTCCATTAAAGGATGCACCAATGTTAGATGTCCTGAAATTAGCAGCAAAGACATGTTTTGTTCCACTTACCGTGGGTGGTGGAATTAAGGATATTGTTGATACCGATGGAACGGTCATTCAAGCCCTAGAGGTTGCAGGATTATACTTCAGATCGGGTGCCGACAAAGTATCGATCGGTACAGATGCTGTATACGCAgcagaaaaatattactcAGCGGGCTGTAAAGGTGATGGAACATCTCCTATTGAAACTATCTCAAAAGCATACGGTGCACAAGCGGTTGTCATCTCCGTCGATCCAAAGAGAGTATACGTTAATGACCCCTCAGAaaccaaaaataaatgCATTAAGTCAAAATTCCCAAATGAAAAAGGGCAGACATGGGTTTGGTATCAATGTACTTTGAAAGGCGGAAGAGAATCTAGAGATTTAGGCGTGTGGGAATTAGTTAGAGCATGTGAGGCTTTGGGCGCTGgtgaaattttattgaattgtATTGATAAAGATGGTTCCAACTCAGGATATGATTTAGAATTGGTAAATTTGGCAAAACAAGCTGTTAATATCCCAATTATTGCATCCAGTGGCGCTGGTAATCCAAAAGACTTTAAAGATGGTTTTGAAATTGGTCATGCAGATGCTTGTTTAGGTGCAGGCATGTTTCACAGAGAAGAGTATACTGTCAATGATGTAAAggaatatttaattcaacAAGGCCTGAAGGTTCGCatgaacaaaaaataa